From Erigeron canadensis isolate Cc75 chromosome 5, C_canadensis_v1, whole genome shotgun sequence:
GAGCTGACTTGTTTTGACTTTAAAGTTGGTGTTAGTATTAAGAATCTTGAGTTGTTTAAATCtaagtttttgaaattaattatttttgatttgaaattgattaaatttttttttttttttttaaagttatcaaGGAATTTGGGTCACACTCATTTGATGATacagtttttttgtttatgatattGGTGAAGAAATCTTGAAGCTTTTCTATTGTGGATACCCGAGATTTGTTTTGGGTACATCAATCTTccatcaaaacacacacattttaGTAGCTTTTGCATCATTTGTCTTAACTTTCACTGTTGAAACTTAAGCTGCCAATTGTGCTACCAGAAGCCGAGTTTCTCTGTATAATAGCAGCACTGCagcagttttttttatatagttttcggTACTTTTCGGTATTTGGTGCCAGAATGATGCATTTTTGTAAAGttgtaaatttgtgatgtaTGTTGTGTTCCGTTGGAAATTGTTTATAATGTGGTGAAGTGCATGTAAATGTTTGCTTTTGTTGATGCTGACGGTACAAAGAGTAACATTGTCACGATGGACCGGAGGTAGAATAAATAAGGTAATTTCTAAACTGACTGCCGTAATTTTGTTTATATCGATTATTACAACTTGAAGCCGCAGCTAGCATATTTGAGAGTTTGCATAAAGTGATTAtgattatggttattttatGACTCCTGCTTAGGTTgatcatatttaaataaatagatGAGAAGCTGAAGAGACTTGAATCTAACGAATTAGATAGTGTAAATTACTTGTCTTATCCATAGTTATAAAACAACAGATTATGTTGTTTTGAATCTTCAAATTGCAATGATCACGTTCAAAATGCATTCCCAAATACCATGTTTATGTAGTGACTAGCTGTGTACCTGCTCAATGTCACTGCGGGTGCTAAAAGAGAGATGATTAGGTTTGTGTATGTTGGGGTGTGTAGGATTGTGTGTTTcgttatatagtagtatagaagtacATATTGATATAATGTTTACCTCAATGATCATATCGCAAATAAAGAAAATGTGTTAATAATGCACGCTTTTCATCATGCACCACTACATTCTTATTAGTTTTTCTTGTTATATTATCTAAATAATCACGAGCTAGTTGTTTTCTATGATCTGACTGAATGAAGTTTCTTTAAAGGCCGCGAATAAAGTGATGGATAATGAAGTGAATGAGATTAATGATATTGATAGAGCACGGCTACAGAACAAAGAGGATGTTAATGTTCATGAAAACAAACCTGACTCATTTCCAAATTTCTTGGatggtaataacaatgcttggGTCAGTACATCAGAACGTGCATGCACCAGTCCACTTTGTTCAGAGTCTCCCGGGGTCATGGTTGAAGAATTAACAATAAGAAATTTAAATAGCGGGAAGTTAGAAATAGTCGGTGCATCCAATCCTGGTGCTAGGGACGATTCCGACTCTCTTTCTTTCTCAGAATTTCTAGACAAAAAACAAGAAGACcgaaataaaaatgaaacagCTGACAATTTGTCACTAGAAGAAAGACAATTGTCTCCTGGAGGTATTCGAACAAAGATTCTTTCAAAATCCGGGTTTTCTGAGTTTTTTGTGAAAAACACACTAAAGGGTAAAGGTGTTGTTTTCAGAGGTCCAGCTCAAGACGGGGCCGGTGTTCAAATTCGTGGTCAAAGTGATTCTCGGGACATTCCCATTCCCGAGCCTAGGACTAGTGTTTCTTCTCACAGTGAAGGTATAAGTTTGAGAGAATGGCTGAATGGTGGCAGGAATAATGTTGATAAATCAAGAAGCCTCTATATTTTCAAGCAGATATTAGATTTGGTGGATTCATCACATTCTCAAGGGGTGGCCTTACAAGCTTTAAGACCATCATGCTTTAGATTGTTACCATCAAATAATGTTTTGTTCCTTGGTTCACCTGCTCAGAAAGAAGTCCCAGAAATACATCATTTGGATAACCGAGATGGCAAAAAGAGAAAATATGGGGAAAACTGGAAATCTTTTGGCAGGTGGCCACAGTTCCCAAATCGTTCTGGTTCAGTCCATGGAACTTCACATAGCGTCAAACGCCAAATTGGTGGTCCACGAGCTTCTGGTCATGGATCTGATGAAGAGAATGTTGTTAGTGGTGGTAATTTGCTAGAAGAGCAGTGGTATGCTAGTCCCGAGGAACTTAGAGAGAGGAGCTCTACATTGTCGTCAAATATATATGCTTTGGGGGTTCTTCTTTTTGAGGTGCAAATATCCACCATTTATTATTCCTTTTGGTGAATATACACCTTCATGTTATCTTTCTTGATCGTGATTACTGATTAGATAGAAAAATAATTGTTCGCAATTTATagtattttttgttgttttctcAGCTTCTTGGATCATTTCAATCTACGAGAGAACATGCAGTTGCAATGATGCATTTACGCCAAAGGATCCTTCCTCCTAGTTTCCTTTCCGAAAATCCTAAGGAAGCTGGATACTGTCTTTGGCTGCTACATCCCGAGGCACCGGCACGGCCAACAACTAGGTAATTGTAAGATTTATAGGctgcaaaatgggcgggtcagGTGGGTCAGCTAACGCGGCAATTGCTTGGTGCATGTCGAAACATGTCGGCTCGGTTTGTGTTGACCCAAAAAAGTCGAGGTATTAGGAAGTCTGCTTTTTCTAGTAAATTGTGTGCCAAATATGATTACTAAAACTGTATATATGGTAATAATCTAATTTTTTATAAGtaaaatgattttgaagatTGTATGCATTAAGAATATAGTTTGGACGGCATCTGACTCACTTCCAATCAAGCTATATTTTCAATTACCTTTTTGACCCATTAGGGCATCTCAGATGTATGCACTAAGTTTTGCACTAAATGGAATCTTTTTGTAATATACTTGCAGTAAAAAACTTTTGTTCCAATGTACACACTTAATTTTTTACACTAttcttataaaaatttataggAAATATGAGcaacataatatattttatcaTATCTCATTGaaaaagatcaaattttaaatgCATTTTTAGTATCTTAATCATAGTTTAGTAATGTAATTTGTCATTTTTTGGGAAcgtttttacttaatttttacgTTCATAATGTATTTGGTatatgttaaagtttataatatatgtttagcaTGTAGCTATCACATAAATTAAGTAAACCACTAAACCATGATATTCACATAAATGGATACATATATCCATTTATAggcttaaaaatataaaaattttatgatttaGTGTAGTTAATAGTGTAACACTAAATTTAGTGTAATTTGGCCAACACTATTCACcacactaaattttttttagtatttagtGTCAACTTTGATGCCCTTAGAGAATTTAATTTGCTTATAAGTAAATGAGTTGTAGCTGCTATTTGTAGGGTCAAATATTCTTGTCTGCCATACTCTTTGCCGATAAGTTTCAATACAGTTTTGTAAAATTTTAAGAATGTTTTATGAGCCATAGGTATTTGCTTCCAAATTTGAAATTTGCTTCATCTAGATTGATTTATAAAGTTCTTATGGATAAACCTCCCTCTAAATTCGCTTATAAAATCGCTCTTCTAATTTACCTAAATACCTTCATTATATTTAACAgggatattttaaaatccaagcTTGTAAGTGAAATAGTAGACATATCGGCAGACAAGCTGTTAGCATCCATTGCTCAAGAGGATATTGATTCGGATTTATTATTGCATTTTCTAGAGTCTTTACAAGAACACAAGCAAAAATGTGCCACAAAATTGTTCAAAGATATTAATTGCATAGAATCCGATATCACAGAGATTGAGTCAAGACGTTCAATTAATATGACGGTTGATGCTAATAATACAATATCTCCCTTGTCGACTATCGTTAAATCAAATTTAGTAAAAAGCAATTTAGAACATCTTGAAAGTGCTTACTTTTTGGTGAGATCCAGCATTGAGGTTCCTGTGAGTGATGCAATGGTTATTTCTGATCACAAAGTTTTAACAAGTCGAGAAAGTTATAAGGGGACACAACATGTTGAGGCAGGAAAAGAACCAGTTGATCGTCTCGGGATATTTTTCAATGGTTTGTGCAAGTATGCCCGATTTAGTAAGTTTGAAGTGCGTGGTAATTTAAGGAGCGGTGATTTTAGCAGTTCTGCTAATGTCATATGTTCTCTTGGTTTTGATCGGGATGAGGATTACTTTGCAACTGCTGGAGTGTCGAAGAAAATTAAAGTATATGATTATCATTTGCTATTGGATGACTCGGTTGACATTCATTATCCTGCTGTTGAGATGCCAAATAACTCGAAACTTACATGCATTTGTTGGAATAGTTATATCAAGAATTATCTTGCTTCTACAGACTACGATGGCATAGTAAAGGTGTATACACTTGGTTTTCTTTACAAAACTCTTATACAAATGCTGTCTGAAACTGGTATTTAATTTATAGACATGTGACTTGGTAAGTTATTATTCTACGGAAAATGGAATTTCACATCTATGCGTCTATTGCATGTGGATTTAGTGCTATGCTTGATTTGCAAGAATTCTAAATAATTGTCagttgtattatttatttacgCTCTTCAATCTCCACCTTCCATGGTAAGAAATTTTATACAGTATCAGTTTCCCTAAATTATGCTAAATTTAGGGCCACGTTAGGTTACAAGAAGTCTAGACCCTTCCATCATCATAACTTTAGAATCAGTAGgacttgtttgtttgttgtatcttttttttttgttaatgctAACAAAAGAGGAATAGAACAAATCATAGAATCCCGGTAGCCTTTCTAGATGCTTGTCAGTTAGAGATAGGGATTACTGATATACAATTTGTGTATTAGCTCCCCCAAACCCTCCCTTCGATTTTTGTTGTCAAAAGTACGGTATAAAGACATGGTCGATGTAGATCTTGTTTTCCCATCATCATTATTCTATTTTTGGAGTCTGCATTAAAGTTTTCGTTATCAAAGTTTAGCAAATATTGAAACTTGTACATGATAAACGTTgtatacttaatttatacaatatatCCTACTCTTGCATAGCTGTATCTCTTTTCTTTGTCTTTGAAAAGATATCTTCACAGAGAACTTATGTATGGTCATGATCTAATTTTGTCTATATGTTCATGGTCAACTTTTGTGTATGATTCCAGTTATGGGATATAGGAAGTGGTCAAACAGTTTCTCATCACATCGAGCATGAAAGGAGAGCATGGTCAGTTGATTTTTCCAAAGTGGATCCTACAAAGTTAGCAAGTGGAAGTGATGATTGTTATGTGAAACTTTGGAGCATTAATGAGGCAAGCACCCTTTTTCATTAATAGTATTCCTGAAGTTTTAAATAGAACAGGAaaaatggtatttttttttaaatcacagCTGATTATATGATTCTGATTATACAATTCCAGCTATATAATATCATGTAATCAGTTTCGATATGCAAATCGACAACACCCCTTACTATATTATGTATTCATTTATTGAAATCTTTTCCAAATGCAGAAGAACAGTTTATCAACAATCAGAACCATTGCAAATGTTTGTTGTGTTCAGTTCTCTCCTTACTCTGCTCATTTGCTATCTTTTGGCTCTTCTGATTACCGGACTTATTGCTACGATATGCGAAATATTTCCACCCCGTTGTGTATACTGGCCGGTCATGACAGAGCTGTTAGCTATGTGAAATTCTTGGATGCTGAAACCATTGCTTCTGCATCCACTGATAACACGCTAAAGCTTTGGGATCTAAAGAAAGCCAGTTTTGGTTGCTTATCGACCGACGCTTGCGTCTTAACATATAAGGGGCACACGAACGAGAAGGTCCACTTTTTCCATTATAGTTCACAACAAATTCTTTCTTGGGTTTTAATTCATTATAGGTTGCAAAGTGGGTTTTAATTCTTTTGTGGAAATTGTGAGTCTACAGAATTTTGTTGGTTTGTCTGTTGCTGATGGATACATTGCATGCGGTTCAGAAACGAACGAGGTATGCTGCttcatttacattttatatgaatatacaaagtAGATATTTATAGAAGTTAAACGTTGACTAATTTGAACAGTGTGTGTGTCACCATCCAGTTTGGGACCAGACTGGCCCTTCAAATCGGAACTGTGGTTTTTCATGTCTGTCCACTTTCTAGTTTCTAGTtccattatattttaatttttgcttCTGGTCCAGGTTTTCGCCTATTACCGATCACTGCCCATGCCAATTACCTCTCACAAGTTTGGCTCAATTGATCCAGTTTCTGGCAAAGAAACTGACCATGCAAACAACCAGTTTGTTTCAAGTGTGTGTTGGCGGCAGAAATCGGACATGGTAATTGCCGCCAACTCTAGCGGCTGCCTGAAGTTATTACAAATGGTTTAAGCCAATTGCAGCCAAAAGTGTATATAGTGGTCGAGACTAAAAGTAAACGTTCAATTCTGATAGGTGCAGCCTCAGGCTAACCCGATCACATGTACATTGAGACAAGGTCCAGAATTTTGCAGATTTTTCCAATACCCTAAAAAGCGGCACTGATAGAGTGGTTATATGTGCATACtgcataatcttttttttttctatatatgaaatttGCAAGTAAAGTTCTTATATGTAAGTTATGATAGATGTTTATAAGTATACCAGATAGCTTTCAAATGAGAAAAGGTTCTGTTTTTGCATAtgttacatgttttggtgtttttATGTTCCTAAATGCGTAGTAGTTGTTTACAAACCATTGCATATTTGATGTGATAAACACGTGTGTTCGTACTAGTTTATATAGGCGATGAAATGGGTGGGCTGGGACAGATGGGTTAGATTTCGAACTACTTCATATAGATAGGTGACAAAATGTGAGTTGGGTTACGAGTCAAACTAAGATTATTACAAATTTCAGAATCGCCTTGACATGGGCTTGATGGGGGTAACTAGCTGGAAAATGGATAAAATTTTTCCGGTTCAGGTTCCTTGGGAGAGTATTGACTCGAATGTATGCGACCTAAACCATTCCTTAACCACCCCAACAAGCTAAGATGCCAGCTACTGAGATTTGAATGTGAGATCTTTTACGCGGACATGAAATTTTCTAAACACCAATAGTTTCAAAAATAGTCCATAAATAGTTAATGCTAATGCTGCAAAAACTGTTAGCTAAGTTATGAGTTTTTGTATAagcataaaagtttatatataaacacattgtTAAGCTAAATTGTCTGTTAAAGAAGTTAAACTAGAATGCAACCTCAAAATATTACCATGTTTTATGCTCACACATATGCATATATGGGGTCATGACTAAATCATGACTTCTATCCAAATTCCATGTCATCACATCATTAACTCTCTGCCACACATGACATCTCAAGATTTTCAATCACATTGTACTTATTCTTGTTAATGATTCACTCTTACATTTCTGATTCTCCAATTTTTTTGATCAAGCAGCCAGAGTTCTAAACAAAAATGGAGACCCTCATCACATGTCACTCTATTTCATACCTTAATATGAAAAACCATTCAATAAAATCTCAATTTCCTCAATCATTTTTCCATCATAGACCTACTTTGTCTTTTTTACAATCCTCTTTAAAACTACAATATTATTGTGTAAATGGTAAGTTGAAATCATTTTCAGACAAGGGTGTTGGAGCTCCTATAAGGGCTTCAATGGCTGGTAAAAGCACTGgcaatgatgatgaagaaagatGGCTTCTTGAGCCAGTGGGTAAGTAAATATCTTGTAGtattgttagtttttttaagCAAAAATATCTCTCTTAGTTTAATACTTTGATAGATATGTATTACTGTTTGAATCATATATGGATACAGAATATAGATAAAAACATTAGTGATATAAGAAATAAGAACAGTTAactttacatacatatatgatttGGATTTGGGAGTCTGATAGATTAGTCATAGGATTAGATATgagctatatatattgtaatgctTGGGACTGTCTAAGTTTTTTTTGATCTAATGAAGTGTAATGATGCTGAAAAGTAATAAAAGAGAGGCAATATGCcttatttctttataaaaaaaaaagaaagaaaaaaaagaacagTTAACTttgcaagaaacaatagtctTGGATAAACAAAAAGTCAACCTGTTCACTCGCAtgaatatagatacagatatactCGTACATAATGTCAAGCAGTCATCAAACTTGTAAAATAGGTCCAATTGGATAATCGACCCATTATCGGTCCACTTGTAAAATATGCAGAGTTGAACTTACATCCTAACCTAACTAGGGTAGAGATGGTTATGCACAGGTGATGGAGATTCAAGACACATTGGTTTTAAGGTTGACATGCCATCTGCATTTGAGATAGCATCCGTAAGTAGTTTCTTTACGCTCATACCCCTTTTCTGTTTCTTTTTAACCTGAATATTCGACTTCTGACTGCAAAGTTTCCGGAAATGGGCTAGAGTGAAGTGACTGTTGGACGTGTTGCTGATAAAGCTGATATAGTAATTCCAGTTGCAACAGGTACTTATATTACACTTGCAAATGACTGAACCCAATGGAAAATCTTTTGTTAAATATTACAGTCATTCTATTTTTAACAATCAACTAGTAAATCCATTTTAGCTGTTTTGATGAACCGTGTATCTATGCAGTATCTGGTACACATGCTCGGTTTAAGAAGAAGGGTGGTGATCTTCTGCTTATGGATTTAGGCAGCACAAATGGAACCTTCATTGATGAAAAACGGCTTGCGCCTGGTGTGCCCTACATTGTCCCTCCCGGGAGATATGTGACATTTGGTGCGATCTCTATTCCTTCATCTATACTTTTAAGATTAAAAGAACTAAATAGATTCGTttttcatatatcatatatttattaaaattgtaCACAGGGGTGACTGTTAGGCTGGGTTCGGGTTTATGGGTTAAACCCAAGCACGGCTTAATTAGATTACTGGGTTCATGTTGGGGATATACTGTAAACAACGAAAATAAACCGGATTATACAATCACTGAAGGCGCGATacgctttcagattgaatcaactCGGTGGTTCACCCCAAATTATTCAACTGGATACAATCAATGATTCGAGAATTTTCTGTATGATTTGTGTTTGAGTTTTGTGAGAAAATGGGAGAGAAAATCTATCTGATTTTCATAACAACAGAATGAAAAACAGGGTCTGTTAACTGCCTTTATGGCAGTTAAATTCGAGTTTCCAAGATTGACAAAATTAGTCCCTCAAGTTCCGAAAATTAATTTCTGAGACGTTTTTGCCAGGGgcctgccccttggaccccgccaggggctgccgccccttaGACCCCGCTCCcgggggcgctgcccccggacccccgtgcCTTAGGGGTTCGCCCCTaagatcataataaattcatatgagcgtgcactccgcaccaccaaacttatatgatgtattattatgactaaATAACcaattaacccaattacactaaaataccaACAGTTTAGATAGTCCACCCTGCCTAAAAGGCTGCA
This genomic window contains:
- the LOC122599944 gene encoding protein SPA1-RELATED 2-like; protein product: MLTVQRVTLSRWTGGRINKAANKVMDNEVNEINDIDRARLQNKEDVNVHENKPDSFPNFLDGNNNAWVSTSERACTSPLCSESPGVMVEELTIRNLNSGKLEIVGASNPGARDDSDSLSFSEFLDKKQEDRNKNETADNLSLEERQLSPGGIRTKILSKSGFSEFFVKNTLKGKGVVFRGPAQDGAGVQIRGQSDSRDIPIPEPRTSVSSHSEGISLREWLNGGRNNVDKSRSLYIFKQILDLVDSSHSQGVALQALRPSCFRLLPSNNVLFLGSPAQKEVPEIHHLDNRDGKKRKYGENWKSFGRWPQFPNRSGSVHGTSHSVKRQIGGPRASGHGSDEENVVSGGNLLEEQWYASPEELRERSSTLSSNIYALGVLLFELLGSFQSTREHAVAMMHLRQRILPPSFLSENPKEAGYCLWLLHPEAPARPTTRDILKSKLVSEIVDISADKLLASIAQEDIDSDLLLHFLESLQEHKQKCATKLFKDINCIESDITEIESRRSINMTVDANNTISPLSTIVKSNLVKSNLEHLESAYFLVRSSIEVPVSDAMVISDHKVLTSRESYKGTQHVEAGKEPVDRLGIFFNGLCKYARFSKFEVRGNLRSGDFSSSANVICSLGFDRDEDYFATAGVSKKIKVYDYHLLLDDSVDIHYPAVEMPNNSKLTCICWNSYIKNYLASTDYDGIVKLWDIGSGQTVSHHIEHERRAWSVDFSKVDPTKLASGSDDCYVKLWSINEKNSLSTIRTIANVCCVQFSPYSAHLLSFGSSDYRTYCYDMRNISTPLCILAGHDRAVSYVKFLDAETIASASTDNTLKLWDLKKASFGCLSTDACVLTYKGHTNEKNFVGLSVADGYIACGSETNEVFAYYRSLPMPITSHKFGSIDPVSGKETDHANNQFVSSVCWRQKSDMVIAANSSGCLKLLQMV
- the LOC122599778 gene encoding uncharacterized protein LOC122599778, with protein sequence METLITCHSISYLNMKNHSIKSQFPQSFFHHRPTLSFLQSSLKLQYYCVNGKLKSFSDKGVGAPIRASMAGKSTGNDDEERWLLEPVGDGDSRHIGFKVDMPSAFEIASSEVTVGRVADKADIVIPVATVSGTHARFKKKGGDLLLMDLGSTNGTFIDEKRLAPGVPYIVPPGRYVTFGDTNLAIFRVSKLKNVEPIAKPSESEPQVQLETEEAGNIVESANQNI